The nucleotide sequence TCGAGCCGTAAAAGAATGTGTAAAAATTCCTTCGCCGTTTTACATTCGATTTTTCCGCGATAATACGCCGGTGTTCACGGATGATTCCATTCCGTTTCAGATTGGAAAAGCGCAAACGTTGATTGAAGGAAATGACGTAACGATTATCGCGGCGGGATTGCAAGTGTGGGAAGCAATTCTCGCGGAAGAAATTCTTTCTTCGGAGAAAATTTCTTGCCGTGTTATCAATATGCACACGATTAAACCGCTTGACAAAGAAGCAATCATCAAAGCGGCGAAAGAAACCGGCGCGATTGTAACAGCCGAAGACCATCAAATTCATTGCGGATTAGGAAGCGCAGTTGCTGAAGTTCTTGCGATGAATCAACCAACCCCGCAAGAATTTGTCGCGGTGAATGATACGTTTGGCGAATCGGGAAATGGAAGCGAGTTGATGAAGAAATATGGCATTGATAAAGATGCGATTGTTTCAGCAGTGAAGAAAGTTTTGAAAAGAAAGATGCACTTGTAATTATTGTTATTATTGAAATTGATTTTAACGAATAGAACACGGATTACACTGATTAAACTGATATTCACTGATTTTATTCATCCGTTTAAATCCGTTGCATCTGTGTAATCCGTGTTCTATTAAATTCAACAATTTTATTATGAAAAAATTCTTTTTTATTCTCATCATTCTCACAATTCCTTTTGGCGTTGGAGTGATTGCCGGGAAAACATTTTTTTCAACATCAGAAAAGAAGAACGGCGCGATAGAAAATATTGCATCCCTTGAAACAGCAAGCGACGATTCACAAAATCAAAATGTGAATGATAATATTTCCAACTCACGTCAAAACGCAATAACGAATGCAGTTGCAAAAGTAAGTCCCGCAGTAATTGGAATCAACGTTATCGAAGTGCGCGAATATATTACACCGTGGGGACAAATGTTTGGCAACGACCCGTTCTTCCGGCAATTTTTTGGCAATCAAACATTCAAACAGGAAGTGAAAGGACTTGGCTCCGGTTTTATTATTTCTGAAGACGGATATATTTTGACGAATGACCACGTTGCAGGAAATGCGACGAAGATTGAAGTAATACTCACAAACGGAAAGAAATATAATGCGCAATTAGTAGGAACGGATTTGGTTTCCGATGTTGCACTTTTAAAAATTGACGGTCATAATTTTCCTTTTGTGAAACTTGGAAATTCCGACGATATACTTATTGGTGAATGGGTCATTGCGCTCGGGAATCCGTTTGGTCTTTTTGAAATTTCCGATAAACCTACTGTTACCGTTGGTGTTGTTAGTGCTGTGGATATGAATTTACGTGCAGAAGCAGGAAGGTATTATCGTGGTATGATTCAAACAGATGCCGCGATTAATTCAGGAAACAGCGGAGGAGCATTGGTGAATTCTCTTGGCGAAGTAATTGGAATTAACTCCGTGATTTACACGCCGAATCAGGGAAATATCGGACTTGGATTTGCGATTCCGATTAATCGCGTGAAAACGATAATGAATGAATTGCGCAAATCGGGTAAAGTGGAACGCAGTTTTTGGACGGGACTTGACGTACAAAATATTGATGCACACATTGCTCGATACTTTCGATTACAAAAAACTGATGGCGTAATTGTTACTGACGTGAAACAACGAAGC is from Ignavibacteria bacterium and encodes:
- a CDS encoding transketolase family protein, whose protein sequence is VRTDLFKKAFPERFFSVGVAEQDMMGVAAGFCLAGKIPFASAYGEFATGRPFDQIRQSIAYSEMPVKICASHCGITVGPDGATHQSLEDLATMRVLPHMYVMTTCDYYQTFRAVKECVKIPSPFYIRFFRDNTPVFTDDSIPFQIGKAQTLIEGNDVTIIAAGLQVWEAILAEEILSSEKISCRVINMHTIKPLDKEAIIKAAKETGAIVTAEDHQIHCGLGSAVAEVLAMNQPTPQEFVAVNDTFGESGNGSELMKKYGIDKDAIVSAVKKVLKRKMHL
- a CDS encoding PDZ domain-containing protein; this translates as MKKFFFILIILTIPFGVGVIAGKTFFSTSEKKNGAIENIASLETASDDSQNQNVNDNISNSRQNAITNAVAKVSPAVIGINVIEVREYITPWGQMFGNDPFFRQFFGNQTFKQEVKGLGSGFIISEDGYILTNDHVAGNATKIEVILTNGKKYNAQLVGTDLVSDVALLKIDGHNFPFVKLGNSDDILIGEWVIALGNPFGLFEISDKPTVTVGVVSAVDMNLRAEAGRYYRGMIQTDAAINSGNSGGALVNSLGEVIGINSVIYTPNQGNIGLGFAIPINRVKTIMNELRKSGKVERSFWTGLDVQNIDAHIARYFRLQKTDGVIVTDVKQRSPANRAGFEVGDVIIEVNGEKISDEESIKSAFSFASAGQVMKVKVFRDGQYFDLQLKLEKR